A region from the Desulfitobacterium dehalogenans ATCC 51507 genome encodes:
- a CDS encoding sodium:proton antiporter yields the protein MEHSLGTLLPLYSVIPFVGMLLSIALGPVLFPKFWHHHFGKVSAAWAALLAVPLIVVNGKQGVDELLHLLIADYVPFIILIGSLFTVGGGILVRTSLKGTTWVNAGFLSIGAIVASWMGTTGAAMLLIRPFLRVNKDRKYKAFMVVFFIFMVANVGGALTPLGDPPLFLGFLHGVPFFWTLRLIAPMFVVLAGLLLIYIAFDKYYLAKEQKEGSLAFASSSDDGIVTRDISSGGSTSGKKLEILGAQNFILLAAIIGVILFSGYVKMSEVSILGVHLGWQDVIRNLVLVAIMVISMKITSKAVREENEYSWGPILEIVYLFFGIFVTMAPALAILKAGESGALSFITAAVKEPAQYFWITGALSSFLDNAPTYLTFFSTALGQFYPGMAEAPAVAQFLVDKPLYLLAISAGSVFFGAVTYIGNAPNFMVRSIAEESGVKMPSFFGYMVYSFCILLPLFGIVTWLFFL from the coding sequence ATGGAACATTCTTTAGGAACGTTATTACCATTATATTCAGTCATTCCTTTTGTCGGTATGTTGTTGTCCATTGCCCTCGGACCTGTTCTGTTTCCGAAATTTTGGCATCATCATTTTGGGAAAGTGTCAGCTGCCTGGGCAGCATTACTTGCTGTTCCACTGATCGTAGTTAATGGGAAACAAGGTGTTGATGAGTTGCTCCATTTACTGATAGCCGATTACGTTCCCTTTATCATTCTCATCGGGTCTTTATTTACGGTCGGTGGTGGAATTTTAGTTCGCACATCCTTAAAGGGAACAACTTGGGTCAATGCCGGGTTCCTGAGTATCGGGGCTATAGTTGCCTCATGGATGGGAACCACAGGAGCGGCTATGCTATTGATCCGCCCATTCTTGCGTGTGAATAAGGATCGTAAGTATAAGGCTTTTATGGTGGTGTTCTTTATTTTTATGGTTGCCAACGTAGGAGGAGCATTGACCCCATTAGGGGATCCGCCGCTTTTCCTGGGCTTTTTACATGGAGTCCCCTTCTTTTGGACTTTACGTCTCATTGCACCCATGTTTGTCGTGCTGGCCGGGCTATTACTCATTTATATTGCTTTTGATAAATACTATCTGGCTAAAGAACAAAAAGAAGGAAGCTTAGCCTTTGCTTCATCCTCTGATGATGGGATTGTAACCCGAGACATCTCCAGTGGAGGTTCAACGTCAGGAAAAAAGTTAGAAATACTAGGTGCTCAAAACTTTATTCTATTAGCCGCAATTATTGGTGTTATTCTTTTCAGTGGTTATGTTAAGATGAGCGAAGTATCTATTTTAGGGGTTCATCTTGGCTGGCAGGATGTCATTCGTAATCTGGTTCTTGTGGCTATTATGGTTATCTCTATGAAAATCACATCTAAAGCAGTTCGTGAGGAAAACGAATACTCTTGGGGACCCATCCTGGAGATTGTTTATCTCTTCTTCGGAATCTTTGTCACCATGGCTCCTGCTTTAGCGATTCTGAAGGCTGGAGAATCCGGAGCTTTGTCGTTTATTACCGCAGCAGTAAAAGAGCCGGCACAATATTTCTGGATTACCGGAGCATTATCCAGCTTTCTTGACAATGCTCCAACGTATCTGACCTTCTTTAGTACCGCTTTAGGTCAATTCTATCCCGGTATGGCTGAAGCGCCTGCAGTGGCTCAGTTCTTAGTCGACAAGCCCTTATATCTTCTGGCGATTTCTGCCGGATCAGTGTTCTTCGGAGCGGTCACCTATATCGGCAATGCACCTAACTTCATGGTCCGTTCTATTGCTGAAGAATCCGGAGTAAAAATGCCCAGCTTTTTTGGCTATATGGTGTATAGTTTCTGCATTCTGCTTCCCCTCTTTGGGATAGTAACCTGGCTTTTCTTTCTCTAA
- a CDS encoding APC family permease: MISSLKRFLIGRPLKSTELGEQRLNKKKALAILSSDALSSVAYGPEQILIVLATVGAAAFWYSLPIALGVLILLIALILSYRQIIFAYPHGGGAYMVSKNNLGITPGLISGGSLLVDYILTVAVSVSAGTDAITSAFPALHAHNVMIAVFFVLFITLLNLRGLTESATILAYPVYLFVVALFILIGVGGYTILTGQVSPELHTPMGTTVTGLSLFLLLRAFASGSSALTGVEAISNAIPNFKEPAPNNAAKTLIAMGSLLGILFSGIILLAYFYGIAPSEEVTVVSQIAEGVFGRNYVYYFIQGTTALILILAANTGYSAFPLLAVNLAKDKFIPRMFTIRGDRLGYSNGIIILGFLSILLIIAFKGRTEQLIPLYAVGVFIPFTLSQTGMMVKWFRERPKGWLPKLLINSTGALISFSVTLIFFLTKFNQVWPVLIFIPIMITLFKKIRKHYDEIAEQLRISTCEEATPIQGNIIIIPIAGITRVVENSLNYAKSLSPQQIIAVHISFDKEEQKKLEEKWGQWQTGVRLVSLHSLHRSIIQPLTKFIDSIERRTTGSNYQVTVLIPEFIPKKGWHHILHNQSSFLIRTVLLHRKNVVVATVPYHLKK, encoded by the coding sequence ATGATCTCTTCCCTTAAACGGTTCTTAATCGGACGTCCCTTAAAGTCAACAGAGCTGGGAGAGCAAAGACTAAACAAAAAGAAAGCCTTGGCGATTCTTTCTTCAGATGCTTTATCCTCTGTCGCCTATGGTCCGGAGCAAATACTGATTGTTCTGGCCACAGTGGGAGCAGCCGCTTTCTGGTATTCTCTTCCTATCGCACTAGGAGTTTTGATTCTTTTGATCGCTTTGATTTTATCCTATAGGCAAATTATTTTTGCTTATCCTCACGGCGGCGGAGCTTATATGGTTTCTAAAAATAACTTAGGTATCACTCCGGGGTTAATATCTGGAGGTTCTTTATTGGTCGATTATATTTTGACAGTGGCTGTAAGTGTATCTGCAGGAACGGATGCTATCACATCCGCTTTTCCTGCCTTACATGCTCATAATGTGATGATCGCCGTTTTCTTTGTTCTTTTCATTACACTCCTCAATTTAAGGGGGTTAACGGAATCAGCTACTATTTTAGCCTATCCGGTCTATTTATTTGTAGTTGCCTTATTTATCTTGATTGGAGTAGGGGGATACACTATTCTGACGGGTCAGGTCTCACCTGAACTGCATACACCGATGGGGACGACTGTGACAGGATTAAGCCTTTTTTTGTTGCTGAGAGCCTTCGCCTCAGGAAGTTCGGCCTTAACCGGAGTAGAGGCGATCTCCAATGCCATACCGAATTTTAAGGAACCCGCTCCGAATAATGCCGCCAAAACACTGATTGCCATGGGGAGCTTGCTTGGCATCCTCTTTTCCGGGATTATACTCTTAGCGTATTTTTACGGAATTGCCCCAAGCGAAGAGGTAACCGTCGTCTCTCAGATTGCTGAAGGAGTATTCGGGCGAAATTACGTCTATTATTTTATTCAAGGAACAACAGCCCTTATCTTGATTCTTGCCGCCAATACCGGCTACTCAGCCTTCCCTCTTTTGGCGGTTAATCTTGCCAAAGATAAATTTATACCGAGAATGTTCACCATTCGTGGAGACCGTCTCGGCTACTCCAACGGAATCATTATCCTTGGGTTTTTATCCATTCTTCTGATCATTGCTTTTAAAGGACGTACTGAGCAGCTCATCCCTCTTTACGCGGTCGGTGTATTCATTCCTTTTACTTTGTCTCAAACGGGAATGATGGTTAAATGGTTTAGAGAAAGGCCCAAAGGTTGGCTGCCCAAGTTGCTGATCAATTCTACAGGTGCTCTCATCAGTTTTAGTGTGACTTTGATCTTCTTCTTAACGAAGTTCAACCAAGTTTGGCCCGTTTTAATCTTCATTCCAATCATGATTACTCTGTTTAAAAAAATTCGCAAACATTACGATGAAATTGCCGAACAACTTCGCATTTCAACCTGTGAAGAGGCGACACCGATTCAGGGAAATATCATCATCATACCTATTGCAGGAATCACCCGGGTTGTTGAAAACTCCCTGAACTATGCTAAATCTTTATCCCCGCAGCAGATTATCGCCGTCCATATATCTTTTGATAAAGAAGAACAAAAAAAATTGGAGGAAAAATGGGGACAATGGCAGACAGGCGTTCGGTTGGTCTCTTTGCATTCTCTCCATAGAAGCATTATTCAACCCCTGACTAAGTTTATTGATTCCATTGAACGTAGGACGACGGGATCTAATTATCAGGTAACCGTACTCATTCCGGAATTTATCCCTAAAAAAGGATGGCATCATATTCTTCATAATCAATCCAGCTTCTTGATTCGCACTGTTTTGCTCCATCGAAAGAATGTTGTTGTTGCAACCGTACCCTATCATCTTAAAAAGTAA
- a CDS encoding DUF4118 domain-containing protein: protein MRNNPFDPSQITKNIYLSWSDTFKTIGLLSAATLFSMGLRTLDIGEQNIIMVYILSVFIISRITRGYVYGIVGSALSVLLFNFFFTSPYYTFHVMQADYPVTFLIMLIVASLTSALTIRAQSQALLVLEREHRTELLYEISKELLVTRKLESIIHLINQYMIKLFERSAIFYTQNPEISEGTLKQSPVDCDASFMLSENERTVAQWVFLHKADAGVGTNTSMGSKAFYMPVISQGKVLGVIGLSCAKGELSSNSRSLLQVITSQVALALERQHLSDEQRKILVESEKEKMRSNLLRAISHDLRTPLTAILGASSAILENRESLDERTQYQLLSNIKEDSQWLIRMVENLLSVTRIKEGTLNVAKTSEAAEEIIAEAVSRIRKRFPQQKIRVDVPDELLLVPMDGTLIKQVMINLIENAIKHSPENTAIEIKVKKLEREAMFEVIDYGTGIEERNLPYLFESGVPNEKRSADSARGMGIGLSICMSIVKAHHGKMEAANKKTGGAILRFTLPLEGTDVEQ from the coding sequence ATGAGAAACAACCCTTTCGATCCATCTCAGATCACTAAAAACATCTATTTGTCCTGGTCCGATACCTTTAAAACTATCGGACTACTCTCCGCCGCAACCTTATTTTCAATGGGGCTGCGTACTCTGGATATTGGTGAGCAAAATATTATCATGGTGTATATATTATCTGTATTCATTATTTCAAGAATTACCAGGGGATATGTTTATGGCATTGTGGGTTCAGCATTAAGTGTACTCCTATTCAATTTCTTTTTTACTTCTCCTTACTACACTTTTCATGTTATGCAGGCGGATTACCCAGTAACCTTTCTGATTATGCTGATTGTGGCTTCTCTCACCAGTGCGTTGACAATCCGTGCTCAATCCCAAGCCCTGCTTGTTCTGGAAAGAGAGCACCGCACAGAGCTCTTGTATGAAATCAGCAAAGAGCTTCTTGTAACCAGGAAACTGGAAAGTATTATCCATTTAATTAATCAATACATGATAAAACTTTTTGAGCGATCAGCAATTTTTTATACGCAAAATCCTGAAATTTCAGAAGGTACCTTGAAGCAATCACCAGTGGATTGCGATGCTTCCTTTATGTTATCAGAGAATGAACGGACAGTGGCCCAATGGGTATTCCTGCATAAAGCCGACGCAGGAGTAGGTACAAATACCTCAATGGGTTCAAAAGCTTTTTATATGCCTGTTATCTCACAAGGCAAAGTTCTTGGCGTGATCGGCTTATCCTGTGCAAAGGGGGAGCTTAGTTCCAATAGCCGCTCCTTGCTGCAAGTCATCACCTCACAGGTAGCGTTAGCACTGGAAAGACAGCATTTATCGGATGAACAGAGAAAAATACTTGTGGAATCGGAAAAAGAGAAAATGAGAAGCAACCTGCTGCGGGCTATTTCTCACGACCTCCGCACCCCTCTTACAGCCATTTTAGGAGCAAGCTCGGCTATTCTCGAAAACCGTGAATCCTTGGATGAACGGACTCAATATCAACTGCTTTCTAATATCAAAGAAGATTCACAATGGCTTATAAGAATGGTAGAAAACCTTCTGTCCGTTACGAGAATAAAGGAAGGGACGCTGAATGTCGCAAAAACATCCGAGGCTGCGGAAGAAATTATAGCTGAAGCCGTCAGCCGCATTCGCAAGCGGTTTCCTCAACAAAAAATACGGGTTGACGTACCGGATGAGCTGCTGCTGGTTCCTATGGATGGAACCTTAATTAAGCAAGTTATGATCAATCTCATCGAAAATGCAATCAAACATTCACCGGAAAACACAGCAATTGAGATTAAAGTCAAAAAACTCGAACGAGAGGCAATGTTTGAAGTCATCGATTATGGAACAGGAATAGAGGAGCGAAATCTTCCTTATCTCTTTGAAAGTGGCGTTCCCAATGAAAAACGAAGTGCTGATTCGGCAAGAGGAATGGGCATCGGCTTATCTATTTGCATGTCTATAGTCAAAGCACACCATGGAAAAATGGAGGCCGCCAATAAAAAAACTGGTGGTGCAATTCTTCGGTTTACACTACCTCTGGAGGGGACAGACGTTGAACAATAA
- a CDS encoding TRAP transporter large permease subunit, with product MIKEEAQQSKTFSGFLKVLDQRFEEVAIVAGFLFFTMLITLQVINRYVLTFADIANIGVWSEELARYTFIWVSYIGAALVIKKRANINVDAVIRNLPASLNQVLNLVSSLLTFVLFYILIKGGIATITMQVTNHQVTPAMGIPMYIPYLAVPLGISLMFFRTLQNVIEDIKRMSFKSILLSIAITIILFLPIFLIENINATLLLFVYFILLIIMGVPIAFSLGIATLVTTINTQAIPLDYFSQAAFNGIDSFPIMAIPFFVAAGVIMGSGGLLRRLLNLGNELVGFFPGGLALVTVITCMFFAAISGSGPATVAAVGTMMIPEMKRQGYSVAFSAAIVAAAGSIGVIIPPSNPFVIYGVVGQQSVGKLFIAGIIPGILIGIVLMILAYRTSKKNGWKGNKDRIDIKAVFRAAWDAKLALVVPVIILGGIYGGYMTPTEAAAVSVTYGLIIGLCVYRDLKFKDIYNCLVESGSTTAVIIILMAMATIFGRFITIERVAEAVAAIVLGISTNKFVVLLLINIFLLFVGMVMEALAAIIILTPILLPMVLQLGVDPIQFGVIMVVNLAIGFITPPVGVNLFVASGISKVRIEEIVRPAIPLILGMIVILLLVTYIPEISLWLPSLMN from the coding sequence ATGATCAAAGAAGAAGCTCAACAAAGTAAAACCTTTTCGGGATTTTTAAAAGTACTTGATCAAAGATTTGAAGAAGTTGCCATAGTCGCCGGTTTTTTATTCTTTACAATGTTGATTACCTTACAGGTTATTAATCGTTACGTATTGACATTTGCCGATATTGCCAATATTGGTGTATGGTCGGAAGAGTTAGCAAGGTATACTTTTATTTGGGTCTCCTATATTGGAGCTGCTCTGGTTATTAAAAAAAGAGCCAATATTAACGTGGATGCTGTTATTAGGAATTTACCTGCTTCTCTGAATCAAGTTTTGAATTTAGTTAGTTCATTATTAACTTTTGTTTTATTTTATATTCTGATTAAAGGCGGAATAGCCACTATAACTATGCAAGTTACAAATCATCAGGTTACTCCGGCAATGGGAATTCCTATGTACATACCCTATTTGGCCGTTCCCTTAGGAATTAGCCTAATGTTTTTTAGAACCCTGCAAAACGTTATTGAAGATATCAAACGAATGAGTTTTAAATCGATTTTACTCAGTATAGCTATTACTATTATACTGTTTTTACCTATTTTTTTGATTGAGAATATCAATGCTACTCTTTTGTTATTCGTTTACTTTATATTACTGATAATAATGGGCGTACCTATTGCATTTAGTTTGGGAATTGCCACTTTAGTCACAACAATAAACACTCAAGCTATACCTTTAGATTATTTTTCCCAGGCAGCGTTTAACGGTATTGACAGTTTTCCTATTATGGCCATACCGTTTTTTGTAGCTGCGGGAGTTATCATGGGAAGCGGAGGCTTGTTAAGAAGGCTGCTAAATCTAGGGAATGAATTAGTAGGTTTCTTCCCGGGAGGATTAGCTTTAGTAACGGTTATTACCTGTATGTTCTTTGCCGCAATAAGTGGCTCCGGGCCGGCGACGGTTGCTGCAGTAGGAACTATGATGATACCTGAAATGAAAAGGCAGGGATATAGTGTTGCTTTTAGTGCCGCAATAGTAGCTGCAGCCGGATCGATTGGTGTTATTATTCCGCCAAGTAATCCCTTTGTTATTTACGGCGTTGTCGGCCAACAATCGGTTGGAAAACTGTTTATTGCGGGTATTATTCCTGGAATTCTCATCGGTATCGTTTTAATGATCTTGGCTTATAGGACCTCAAAGAAAAATGGTTGGAAAGGCAATAAAGATCGGATCGATATCAAGGCAGTATTTCGAGCCGCCTGGGATGCCAAATTAGCCTTAGTCGTACCTGTTATTATTTTGGGCGGCATTTATGGAGGATATATGACTCCTACGGAAGCTGCAGCTGTTTCTGTAACTTACGGTTTGATCATTGGGCTGTGTGTTTACCGTGATTTAAAATTCAAGGATATATACAATTGTCTTGTTGAATCAGGTTCTACCACCGCAGTGATCATCATTCTTATGGCTATGGCTACAATCTTTGGACGATTTATCACTATAGAGAGAGTCGCCGAGGCCGTTGCAGCTATAGTTCTGGGCATCAGTACGAATAAATTTGTCGTATTGTTATTGATTAACATATTCCTTCTCTTTGTAGGAATGGTTATGGAGGCACTTGCGGCGATCATCATTTTAACCCCGATTTTATTGCCCATGGTCCTGCAGCTCGGTGTAGATCCTATACAATTTGGAGTGATCATGGTTGTCAATTTAGCGATTGGTTTCATAACACCGCCGGTTGGAGTTAACCTGTTCGTTGCTTCCGGAATATCAAAAGTAAGGATAGAAGAAATTGTTCGCCCAGCTATTCCTCTTATCTTGGGCATGATAGTTATCCTTTTACTGGTTACCTATATACCAGAGATTTCTTTATGGCTTCCCTCATTAATGAATTAA
- a CDS encoding amino acid synthesis family protein, producing the protein MQNLKIIKMMTWVEETYWEGILLEKPARKAVAMAVIKNPVAGQYKDDLSELTEIGDCLGAVLAAKARNALGIKPEEVEGIGKGCLVGEDGEAEHAAAVLHVRYPDKGFGKSFRDETNGGLAIMMSNAKVGVMNDTLDIPIGYKDAAFVCTHWDTISVNVPGAPRRDEMVVIGVVTDTPRPNARIPGLRIKDVALFDGQR; encoded by the coding sequence ATGCAAAATTTAAAGATTATAAAAATGATGACATGGGTTGAAGAAACCTATTGGGAAGGTATTTTGTTGGAAAAGCCGGCTAGAAAAGCAGTAGCGATGGCAGTAATCAAGAATCCAGTGGCAGGTCAATATAAAGATGATCTGAGTGAATTAACCGAAATTGGTGATTGTTTGGGTGCTGTACTTGCTGCTAAAGCAAGAAATGCTTTGGGAATCAAACCGGAGGAAGTTGAAGGCATCGGTAAAGGATGCTTGGTCGGTGAAGACGGGGAAGCAGAACATGCAGCGGCAGTATTGCACGTTAGATATCCGGATAAAGGCTTTGGCAAATCGTTCCGGGACGAAACTAATGGTGGGTTGGCCATTATGATGAGCAATGCCAAAGTTGGCGTCATGAATGATACACTGGATATTCCAATCGGCTATAAAGATGCAGCTTTTGTTTGTACCCATTGGGATACGATTTCGGTTAATGTTCCTGGAGCACCGAGGCGAGATGAAATGGTGGTTATTGGTGTCGTGACGGATACTCCCAGACCCAATGCGAGAATTCCAGGTTTAAGAATTAAAGATGTTGCTTTATTTGACGGCCAGAGATGA
- a CDS encoding GlcG/HbpS family heme-binding protein, translating into MKRVLSLDIVNTITHQIVQIALSDGKPPISIAVYDNHGFLMFFSKMDGAPLRSIELAKNKAYTAARMGTTTEAFDKRLFEEQLNINYFCDSCLTAMPGGTPIVLINELIGAVGISGRHPKDDQELADKAVSFIIQEILE; encoded by the coding sequence TTGAAGCGGGTTTTATCTCTGGACATTGTAAATACCATAACTCACCAGATAGTGCAAATAGCTCTATCAGATGGCAAACCTCCTATAAGCATAGCTGTTTACGATAACCATGGTTTTTTAATGTTTTTTTCAAAGATGGACGGTGCGCCATTGCGCAGTATAGAGTTGGCAAAGAATAAGGCCTATACTGCCGCCAGAATGGGAACGACAACTGAAGCTTTTGATAAACGTCTTTTCGAAGAACAGCTGAATATTAATTATTTTTGTGATTCATGTCTCACGGCTATGCCAGGGGGCACTCCGATTGTCTTAATCAATGAATTGATTGGAGCAGTGGGGATTAGTGGACGGCATCCGAAGGACGATCAAGAATTAGCGGATAAAGCAGTCAGCTTCATTATTCAAGAAATATTAGAATAA
- a CDS encoding TRAP transporter substrate-binding protein produces the protein MQKGIFLRKLVVVALVAGLSLVGCGAKASSDNAGSGNEQKAMKMRLTQTKSDNHPVSQGYVKFAELVKEKTNGQIVVDVFNNGVLGNDREGVEAAQQGTIEFGGSSTPNMSSFTNIFTAWDLPYIFQTKEDVYKAVDGEPGQLASLELEKSGFKVVMYPDYGFRQFVNNEREVKLPGDMKSLKVRTTNSPVEQADYKAWGANPTPIGWTEVYTALQQKTVDGEGNSYGLLWETKHQEVLKFASEINYNYSSDILVMNKKIFDGLSPELQKAILDAGKEAVQWQRELANVKEEEAKENFKNFGIKIYEPTSDEMKQWKESVKPVWDEFVVKGKADPEYVDLVLKTIGKTKEDIFQ, from the coding sequence ATGCAAAAAGGTATATTTTTAAGGAAACTAGTTGTTGTCGCGTTAGTTGCTGGACTTTCATTAGTTGGTTGTGGTGCTAAAGCATCCAGTGATAATGCAGGATCCGGAAACGAGCAAAAAGCAATGAAAATGCGTTTGACACAAACCAAATCAGATAATCATCCTGTTTCCCAAGGGTATGTTAAATTTGCGGAATTGGTTAAGGAAAAAACAAATGGACAAATTGTAGTTGATGTATTTAATAATGGTGTTCTTGGCAATGACCGCGAAGGGGTCGAAGCCGCACAGCAAGGAACCATTGAATTTGGCGGTTCATCCACCCCAAACATGTCGAGCTTCACCAACATTTTTACAGCTTGGGATTTGCCCTATATTTTCCAAACTAAAGAAGATGTTTACAAAGCCGTAGACGGTGAGCCAGGTCAATTAGCATCTTTGGAACTCGAAAAATCCGGTTTTAAGGTTGTAATGTATCCGGATTATGGCTTCCGTCAATTTGTTAATAATGAAAGAGAAGTTAAATTACCTGGAGATATGAAAAGTCTTAAGGTAAGAACCACGAACTCCCCGGTTGAGCAAGCCGATTATAAGGCATGGGGTGCTAATCCTACTCCTATAGGATGGACTGAAGTTTATACTGCACTTCAGCAAAAAACCGTTGACGGTGAGGGGAACTCCTATGGTTTGCTTTGGGAAACAAAGCACCAGGAGGTTTTGAAGTTTGCGAGCGAAATAAATTATAATTACAGCTCTGACATTCTGGTCATGAACAAAAAGATTTTTGACGGGTTAAGCCCAGAATTGCAAAAGGCAATATTAGATGCAGGTAAAGAAGCGGTTCAATGGCAAAGAGAGCTGGCTAATGTTAAGGAGGAAGAAGCCAAAGAGAACTTCAAGAATTTTGGTATAAAGATTTATGAGCCTACTTCTGACGAGATGAAGCAATGGAAAGAGAGCGTTAAACCGGTCTGGGACGAATTTGTAGTTAAAGGTAAAGCGGATCCGGAATATGTCGACCTTGTTCTAAAAACAATTGGCAAAACCAAGGAAGACATTTTTCAATAA
- a CDS encoding response regulator: MNNKPLILVVEDDERISNFISAALTSNDYKVVRATKGKEAVSMTSSYCPDLILLDLGLPDMDGTEVLKLLRQWTEIPIVVVSARGNEQEKVEALDLGADDYITKPFGTLELLARIRTEIRHSQKNFMMSPAENEKMTVGNLEIDYRKRRISLEGKEVHFTPIEYKIIVLLSKNMGKVLTHDFIMKEVWGPYTNEIQALRVNMANIRRKIEKNPGEPRYIVTEVGVGYRMIEE; the protein is encoded by the coding sequence TTGAACAATAAACCTTTAATATTGGTTGTTGAGGATGATGAAAGAATCAGCAACTTTATTTCAGCGGCGTTAACATCCAATGATTATAAGGTAGTCAGAGCAACGAAAGGCAAGGAAGCCGTTTCCATGACTTCTTCCTATTGTCCGGACTTGATTCTGCTCGATTTGGGCTTGCCGGATATGGATGGCACGGAGGTCTTAAAATTACTTCGCCAGTGGACAGAGATACCCATTGTCGTCGTCTCAGCACGTGGAAATGAACAAGAAAAAGTCGAAGCCCTTGATTTAGGAGCAGATGACTATATCACAAAGCCTTTCGGAACCTTGGAACTCCTCGCCCGAATCAGAACAGAAATCCGGCATAGTCAAAAGAACTTCATGATGAGTCCTGCAGAGAACGAAAAGATGACGGTGGGAAATCTTGAGATTGATTACAGGAAGAGACGCATTTCACTTGAGGGAAAAGAAGTCCATTTTACACCCATCGAGTATAAAATTATCGTTTTGCTTTCTAAAAATATGGGCAAGGTCCTTACTCATGATTTTATCATGAAAGAAGTATGGGGCCCCTATACCAATGAAATCCAGGCATTGCGGGTCAATATGGCCAATATTCGAAGAAAGATCGAAAAAAACCCGGGAGAACCCAGGTATATTGTTACAGAAGTCGGCGTCGGCTATCGCATGATAGAAGAATAA